The nucleotide sequence CGCTTCGGCGATGTAGCCGGCTACGAGGGGGCCAAGCAGGAGGTCAGCGAGGTCGTCGACTTCCTCGCCCACCCCGACCGCTACGCCCGGGCGGGCGCCGTCGGGCCGCGGGGTGTACTCATGGTCGGGCCTCCCGGCACGGGCAAGACCCTGCTGGCCCGAGCGGTTGCGGGTGAAGCCGAGGTGCCGTTCTTTGCCATCACCGGCTCGAGCTTCGTCGAGCTGTTCGTCGGGGTGGGGGCGTCCCGGGTCCGGGACCTGTTCGCCACAGCTCGCAAGCGGGCGCCCTCGATCATCTTCATCGACGAGATCGATGCCATCGGCGGCCGCCGGGGTGCGTCGCTGTTCGCCTCCAACGACGAGCGGGAGCAGACCCTCAACCAGCTGCTGGCCGAGATGGACGGCTTCGACAAGGACACCGGGGTGGTCGTGCTCGCGGCCACCAACCGACCCGAGATCCTGGACCCCGCCTTGCTGCGCCCGGGCCGGTTCGACCGGACCGTTGAGATCCCGCTTCCCAACCGGGCCGAGCGGGCCAAGATCCTGGCCGTCCACACCAAGGGACGAAAGCTGGGACCAGACGTCGACCTCGACGTGGTGGCGGGCCTCACGCCCGGCTTCTCGGGCGCAGACCTCGCCAATCTGGTCAACGAGGCTGCCATCGTGGCGGTGCGGGCCGACCGAGAGGTGATCACCGCAGCCGACTTCTCCGATGCCCGCGATCGCATCCTGCTCGGACGCCGCGACGCGTCCAACGCCCTGCTGCCGGACGAGAAGCGAGCCGTCGCCGTGCACGAGGGGGGACACGCCCTGGTGGCGGTGCTCTCGGAGCACGCCGATCCCGTCGCCAAGGTCACCATCCTGCCGTCGGGAATGGCCCTCGGGGTCACCGAGCAGCTGCCGGTCGACGAGCGCCATCTGTATCCCCAGAGCTATTTGCTGGACTCCCTTGCCGTCCGCCTCGGCGGCCGGGCCAGCGAGCTCCTCGTGCTGGGCGAGGCGTCGAGTGGGGCGAGCAACGACCTCGCTGGCGCCACCGAGCTGGCGACCCGGATGATCCGGGACTTCGGCATGAGTCCCAGGCTGGGCCCGATCGGGTTCTCGTCTCCGACGCCCAACTACGTGAGCAGTGCCGATGGCCGCGGCCGGCCGTACGCCGAGGGCACCCAGCAGGTCATCGACGAAGAGGTGGAGCGGCTACTGCGAGAGGCGGAGGAGCGGGCGACGGGGCTGCTGACCGAGCACCGGCCCGCGCTCGACCGGGTCGTCGAGCTGCTCCTGGAGCGGGAGACCATCGACGGGAGCGAGGTCGAGCGGGCCGTCACCGCCACTGGGCGTCAGCCAGCTCGAGCCGGCACCGGCTGACGATCTCCCGGCGGGCGCCGACACGGCCCCGTCGTCGGCCGTGTCGTCGGGCTCGTGATCGCCGGCCTCGTCATGGTCGGCCTCGTCATCGTGGGCCTCCTCATCGGCCCCATCCTCGGGTTCGCCGGCGAGGTCGGTCCACCCGGCCCCCGGCTCCGCCCGCCACAAGACCCGACGGTGCTTGGGACCGCCACTCACCGTGAGCCGACCACACGCGCACGTCCGCACGTCCCAAGGGTGGAGGGAGTCCACGACGTCCCCGCAGACATCGCACCGCGCTGGGCGGCCCGTCACGACGCCGCGGCCGCCGCCAGCGCGGCCACACCCCGGCGGGGCGCGATGATGTCGTCGACGATGCCGTAGGCCCGGGCTTCGTCCGCGGTCATGTAGAAGTCGCGGTCGATGTCGCGCTCGACACGCTCGATCGGCTGGTGGGTGTGGTGGGCGAGGATCTCGGCCATGCGCCTGGTGGTGGCCAGCGCCTCCTGGAGCTGGATCTCCATGTCGCGTGGCGCCCCTCGGGCCCCGGCCGATCCCTGGTGGATCATGACCTTGGAGTTCGGCAGCGACGAGCGCTTGCCGGCCGCGCCGCCAGCGAGGATCATGGCCGCCGCCGACATGCCCATCCCCACGCAGATCGTGGCCACGTCGCAGTGGACGTGCTGCATCACGTCATAGATAGCCATCCCCGCGTAGGCGAGACCGCCCGGCGAGTTGATGTACAGGTAGATGTCCTTGTCGGGGTTCTCGGCGTCGAGG is from Acidimicrobiales bacterium and encodes:
- the ftsH gene encoding ATP-dependent zinc metalloprotease FtsH; this encodes RFGDVAGYEGAKQEVSEVVDFLAHPDRYARAGAVGPRGVLMVGPPGTGKTLLARAVAGEAEVPFFAITGSSFVELFVGVGASRVRDLFATARKRAPSIIFIDEIDAIGGRRGASLFASNDEREQTLNQLLAEMDGFDKDTGVVVLAATNRPEILDPALLRPGRFDRTVEIPLPNRAERAKILAVHTKGRKLGPDVDLDVVAGLTPGFSGADLANLVNEAAIVAVRADREVITAADFSDARDRILLGRRDASNALLPDEKRAVAVHEGGHALVAVLSEHADPVAKVTILPSGMALGVTEQLPVDERHLYPQSYLLDSLAVRLGGRASELLVLGEASSGASNDLAGATELATRMIRDFGMSPRLGPIGFSSPTPNYVSSADGRGRPYAEGTQQVIDEEVERLLREAEERATGLLTEHRPALDRVVELLLERETIDGSEVERAVTATGRQPARAGTG
- a CDS encoding ATP-dependent Clp protease proteolytic subunit, coding for MPPAAPESEVIVASYQSLIPTVLDSGPRGERAFDIYSLLLRERIVFLGQEVDDQIANLLIAEILYLDAENPDKDIYLYINSPGGLAYAGMAIYDVMQHVHCDVATICVGMGMSAAAMILAGGAAGKRSSLPNSKVMIHQGSAGARGAPRDMEIQLQEALATTRRMAEILAHHTHQPIERVERDIDRDFYMTADEARAYGIVDDIIAPRRGVAALAAAAAS